AGTGGCCAGACCCTGCCAACCCTTGTAGCTCCCTCATTCCCAATGGGAGGGGCAGGTGAGGCTATGCCAATATCAATGGATGGCAGTGCTCTTGGGATGCTGTGCCACTTCACTCCCCCACTCCCAGAACTGTGACTTTATTGGAAGCATTTGGAATCAGAATTTCCCTTTCTTAAGCCTGCAGCTCACTTTAGATATCAGAGATGCCTTCTGCAATGATGCCTCCAAGGCCATGTTCTCTGTGAAAGGAGTTGCATAAGTTCAGTCACCACCCATGAGTTGCCAAGCTCAGTCCTGGCATCATCTCTACCTCTTCTGGAACCGTCCTTGGTGCCTGATAGGACATCAGGTGTGGCAGAATTTTTCAGCAAACACCTTTAAGGAGATGCATGGGGAATGATGACAGGGGAAAGCTGAAAGAGGGAACGAGAAGAACACAGCCATCTGACACCTGTCCAAGTGGAAGCTACCCACTCTGCTACATCACCTTCACTGCTCTGGCCACCAGAGGCCACTATCCCAGCCACTTTTAAGGCACCATGTATGTCCATGCTGACACTCTGTCCCCAAGAGTAAAACCCAACATCAACCCTTACCTCTCTCCCCCAAATCTGTCAATAAGCAAGTACCTGGAAGGAATTCTGTAGGCTTGGCATTAATCTAATCtcagtttgtgttttttaaaaaaaatacttaactCCCTTTGGTTCTTCAACTATTATTCGTGTAACTTACTCGGGACACTTCATGGGTTTTAGTGTGACACCACAGTTGACAACATCATTCTTCTCACAGCAAACAACTCACAGCCCCCTTTTATAGCCCCTGTTTGTCCTTGAAGTTTCCTTTGCTCCTCCCCCTTTCATACAGACTGCCACTCAACCTTGAAGACTTGGCACAAATATCCTCATGAAGTCCTCACTGACCACTGCCCTCCATCCACTAAGACTCCATCTACTGTGCTCTCACAGTCTTGATGCATCTCCCTCAAAGAGCCAAGAACTTCACTCTATTCATGTGACTTATTCCCCTATCCACTTCCCACCATAATACAAGTTTATTATAGAGCCCAGAAGAGAACTTGGCCATAAGGTAAGAGctcagatagaagaaataagagggaagacagggagaaggaaaaagcTGCAAGGCCTAGGCACCCTCTTTACCTGCGTGACAGTAATGTTTTCCATCTGGAGAAAATATCCACCTGCAAGCCCTCCTCCAAGTCCTTCAGCTTGCCCTCATCAGGAAGGACGAAGATGGCTGTGATATTTTTCCGGTAGGGTATTTTCAGGATGGTGCAAGAGAGCTTATCATCATAGCCAACTTGGTACATGTCACTATGGAACATCATGGGCACCTTCACTGTGTTGTTTTTCTCCAGAAAGAAATCTTCCTCTTTAGTTAGATTTGGATCAAACTCATGTCGCCACTTGCCTTAGATTGAAGAAAGACAAGATGACATGATTATCCCAAGGGAAAAGAGGTGACTAAATCCAACTAACCACTGGTCTCTGTTCACACAGATTCATGGTAAAGGGGGATATTCTGGGATATCAGGGAAGTCCTTGCCCTTATGCCATGTCCTGGAGGCTTCTGATAAGATGGGCTCAGGTGCAATTATTAGTCCCCAAAAGAAGCCAGGACTAGGTTGGTGAATTAAGAGAGGAACATCAGACTGCCATAATCCCAGGTTCCCCTGAGCCTGAGAAAGCCCATAGATTATGTCTTAACAAAGGGGATTGCATTACAATTAATGAGGACTAATTGAGTTTGTTGTGAGAAAAAATGCTTGATTCTAATCTGAGTCATCCCTGAAGGAGCTGCTCTCATGTGGGACTAAGAAAACTGGTGGAACAGGCTGCCATTGGAGCTTACCAAAGAGCAGTGAACACTGAAGCCTGGGTGCCTGGACTCTGAAGATACCTTGACCTATTGGGCATAGACTCAGACCTAGGTCTTTCAAGCCTGCTACTTCAGAGTCCCCATTATAGGGCCAACtccctgagttcaaatcctggcctcaCTGTTCTATCTGCCTGTCCAGAAGGTTATCAAGGGTTAACCCTGGACAAGTGTCTCaatctccctgaacctcagtgtttttatttgtagagTGAGGATATTGACAGCTTTGACATGTAGTGGGATAAGGCAGCACAGCTCAGTGCCTGTGTATAGTGAGTGTTGAGTAGGTGCTAGTCATTGGCAGCAGCATTCTTTTCACTGTTATTCTTATTGTTATGTAGGGGACATAGGGATTTCAGGAAATTCAAgattctcctctttccttctctggtttggGCAGACTGAAATTTTAGACTGTCATTGGTcacctatttttctctttagccaTCAGTCTCTCTGTGGATTTTGAGAACcctcaattttttatatttaataccaTGTTGCTGACATCCCAGCAGTGATTTTGTCTGGACTGATGGGTGTTGGCCTCTGATTCTCACCTATTTTGGCCAATCtgtctgtgtacatgtgttctgtGTGGTGTTAGGGGATAAAGCTGAAATTTGAAAAGATTcttccactgttttttttttttcagtctgataAAGAGACTTTATAAGGAGACCCACCAAGTAAtcaccatcaccataatcaacATAATCACCATCTCAGGTGTCTGATTAGAGTGGTGGAAAGCACACAGTGCTAGGGTCAGAAGAAATGGGTTCCAGTCCTGACTCTCATTGATGGGCTTTGTAGTAAGTTAATCAATCTCTCTCTGAATTTTTTCTCATCTAAGAGATGAGAATAAAACATCATTCCAACCTGTATAATCAATGTTGTGTTAGAATACTCACCAATAATGaaaatgatagactgcataaagctcattttacatatattttcactttaaatCTCAATAATTGTGTGATGAGTTGTGTATCATGGTACCCACTTTACAGATAGAAAAAGTGAGATTCTGAGAGATAAATCACATATGAATTCAAGATCACAGAGCAAACAAGTGGCCAACCCAGGTTTTTAACCCAAGTCTAAAGGTCATCCTATTCTTTCCACACCAACATGCCAAAAGCCTTAccttgaaagaaaatataatttgtaagaAGCATCACAGTGCCAGGGTCTATAGTTTTGATCAGGTTGTTAATTTTTCCATGGGTTTTCTGACTGATAAAGTCATTGATCTGCTTCTGAGTATTTTCCAAGTTCTGAAAGTTGGTGCGGATGGTTTCAGCACTGTAAAAGTTTTCAGCATCTTCCAGAAATTTACTCTGTGGCTGCAGCCTCTGATCAATGAACATGGTGTTTCCAATGCTCACCTTGAGATCTTGAGTATTCTGGTTCAGCTCGCGAATGATATAATGGAAGCCCTCATGAAGATCTTTTTCTGGCATGTTTCTGAAGTTGAACCCCGTCTTGATCTCATCCAGAGTGCTGTCTTGGGCACCCAGGCACAGCATGGAGAAAGCTGTAGAGATACTCAAGGGGGATAGAAGGATGTTCCTGCCAGGGTTGTTAGAGGCCAGCTTCTTAAGCAACTTGAAGCCAAAATCCATGTTCTGCCTTGTAAGCTTCTTGGCTGccattctttccttctgcctttgGGCCTGGCTCAAAGTTTCATAATTGGTTGGCAAGAAGCTTGGCTTCAGGAAACCTTTCACAGTGAGGAAAACAGCCAGAAAAATGGCCAGGCCCAGCGTGGGGTTCATTCTCCTTGAAGACTATCCTGTTGAGTAGTAGACCTGaggttaacaacaacaaaaaagaacatgatAACCCCATTGCCCACATGTAACCCAGAGGAAGACcggatgaaagaagaaatagagtGACTAGTGTGTGTTGTACATGGCAGTTTCTGAgtgctttgtctttttaaaatagcatttaacCTTTATCATCACCCTGGGGACTAGAAATGATTTTCCACATTTTGTAAATAGGAGGACTGAATGCAGAAgacatcttttgtttttgtgcCCTCTTTATGGAAAGCGTCTCAATTCCTTTGAGGAACTTCTCCCCTCCACTGGGCCACAGTGAGGATACCCCGTTGTGTAGGCATGTGGCCCAGACCTGTCAACATAATACTTCTTTCCTTTGCCACATTGGCTGGTTAAAGATAAGAGTGTGACCAAAATCAGGCCAATCAGTGTCACTCTCTAAACTTTGGGGCAGTTGGCTTTGTGACGTAGCCCAGAAGCTGAATGTGGCCATGGGGTCCACATGcagaaggagaggagacagaTAGAGGGGGGTGGAAAGATGGAAAGGGACTGACACATCTTCGGAATTCCTGGACTAAGCTTTACCTCAATTTACTATGCACCTTCATGTTTCCAACTTCAGAAACATGCCAGAAAAAGATCTTCATGAGGGCTTCCATTATATCATTCGTGAGCTGAACCAGAATACCCAGGATCTCAAGGTGAGCATTGGAAACACCCTGTTCATTGATCAGAGGCTGCAGCCACAGAGTAAGAGccaataaatttcccttttagaGTTGGTTGGTTtgagttgaaatttttttccccttcagccAAAAGAATCATGACTAATCTGCAGAGATCAAGCCCTTTGTTTAAGCTCATAGGTTCCCTAGGTGGTAGATATTCTAGGAGGACCCAGGTCTCCAGAAAACCTTCTTCCCTACATGTTTCCCAGGGAGGGAATGGGGACGGCACTGTGGGAGAGGAGCAGCCAGGTCTGCCTGGCTCTGGACTGCCACTCATTTCACCCACTTCTCAGCTTTCACATCTTCCAATGCCATTGTGAGTTTCCGGGAGACAAGACTTTGAGTTACTGTTTTCCCTTTATCTCCAGCCCCAATGCTACAGAGAGATGCCAAAAGCATGTTGGCCTAGAAAGCTTCTTGATTTCTCTGGTTGGACATACTGCTGTCAATAATGGTTACGccaatttatatgtaaaatgaaggCAGATTTCTTTGCTTGGGCATCTGCTATATCGTTTAGTCTGCTTTCTTCCTGTAATTTATATCTTATATGTCTGTAATCCATAGGTAATAGTGAGCTTGTCCACAGTAAAGGCTATTCATGGTTGTGTTAGATTGAGTTCCCTAGAAGCAGAACCTGAGATGGGGCTTTAGGCGCATGTTATGTATTGAGGCTGTTGCCTCAGCAGTAGCCTGCAGGGAAGTGAGGGGAGTGGGATGGAAAAGGGAAGAAGCCAAGGTGATATCTAGCCTTGGCCTGGTCCACAGCAGGAGGGCTCTCCAGGCTGACCTGATGGACAGAATCAGTCAGTTGGTGGCTGTGATCTGTTCCCTAGATGCAGGTCATGGTGCATAACTGGGTCACTTAGGTCTTATCAGCCAAGGGCATTTTCCTGGAGAGGAgagggctgctgtgagctgtCAGCAACCAGCCCTCACAGCAGCACCAGCAAAGGGTAACTGGGCCAGCCACCAGCAGGGTCTGCACAGCTAAATTCCCATGTCTGGCTCTTTCTGGTTGACTGAATGAACAGAAGAATGAACACCAGGTAAGGCCTGTACCTAGGAGTGTCCCCTGTTTCCAGGTTCTTCATGCCCAAATCCGTCTACACCAAGCACTGTGGATAGAGCCTTGATGACAGCAAAGGTCTTCAAGGAGTTTGTAGTATAGTATTGGAAAGTTCTAGTGAATACTGGTCATTGTTCCTAAGCATCCACCCTCCCAGCTTCCCAATagatcctcctcctcttcctctcctct
The sequence above is a segment of the Saimiri boliviensis isolate mSaiBol1 chromosome 2, mSaiBol1.pri, whole genome shotgun sequence genome. Coding sequences within it:
- the SERPINA12 gene encoding serpin A12, whose amino-acid sequence is MNPTLGLAIFLAVFLTVKGFLKPSFLPTNYETLSQAQRQKERMAAKKLTRQNMDFGFKLLKKLASNNPGRNILLSPLSISTAFSMLCLGAQDSTLDEIKTGFNFRNMPEKDLHEGFHYIIRELNQNTQDLKVSIGNTMFIDQRLQPQSKFLEDAENFYSAETIRTNFQNLENTQKQINDFISQKTHGKINNLIKTIDPGTVMLLTNYIFFQGKWRHEFDPNLTKEEDFFLEKNNTVKVPMMFHSDMYQVGYDDKLSCTILKIPYRKNITAIFVLPDEGKLKDLEEGLQVDIFSRWKTLLSRRVVDVSVPRLYITGTFDLRKTLSYMGVTKIFEEHGDLTKISPRRSLKVSEAVHRAMLKMDERGTEGAAGTGAQTLPMETPLVVKINKPYLLLIYDEKIPSVLFLGKIVNPTEK